In a single window of the Maniola jurtina chromosome 4, ilManJurt1.1, whole genome shotgun sequence genome:
- the LOC123864463 gene encoding host cell factor-like isoform X1 gives MESDSALHGDIPDGAEMSPLVENQAETVGEISDNNIAPDESEGVQTTEDAATNGGAPTSSSDVLDLEPIADLPENEEQHAEQDAEEEMDIDETTPRTAGDESAYIGDNCLSTPAETEDNSLQDDNQLEPLLKEQGLEEGEGVEGAQEESPDQSISSAMPIEGDGAPLIQDEESSTMDEDMGGGEGVASSDDVNDISSAAQEVLSTGISSSTTEGGADISSSGQSEAALISSTANGPAVLHSFSVLPQAQPTNEFNDADTSEMEGAADTMPSVSESMPLLTMTANGSALLSPNLLQGMFQSEEGGAASVSSSGAEGGGGETGGAGEGDGAVSSSGPAAAGTNGAPPIPPTDAAHALATLASAALHHQHEQAEPEDQKPQNEEDLWYTVGFVKGTTFTVQNYISDPNVDISNLSLDSLPDFATLPTTPLEHGTAYKFRIAAINSCGRGEFSEESAFKTCLPGFPGAPSAIKISKSVEGAHLSWEPPQVAAEGIFEYSVYLAVRSNTQPKESSKSQLAFVRVYCGKANTCVVLQSSLSAAHVDSSAKPAIIFRIAARNDKGYGPATQVRWLQDIKSTGVKRPGEGRLPGASPSKQPKQLLH, from the exons ATGGAGTCGGACTCAGCTCTTCATGGTGATATTCCCGATGGCGCGGAAATGTCCCCTTTAGTTGAAAACCAAGCAGAAACAGTCGGTGAAATCAGTGATAATAATATAGCACCAGATGAGTCTGAAGGTGTACAAACTACAGAAGATGCAG cAACAAATGGAGGTGCTCCAACAAGTAGCAGTGATGTCCTAGATTTGGAACCTATTGCAGATCTGCCAGAAAATGAAGAACAGCATGCTGAGCAAG ATGCTGAAGAAGAAATGGATATAGATGAAACCACTCCAAGGACAGCTGGGGATGAGTCAGCATACATTGGAGATAACTGCCTGTCAACTCCA GCAGAGACAGAGGATAACTCTCTGCAAGATGACAACCAGCTGGAGCCTTTATTAAAGGAGCAAGGGTTAGAAGAGGGGGAGGGAGTGGAGGGGGCACAGGAGGAGTCTCCAGATCAGTCTATAAGTTCTGCCATGCCCATTGAAGGAGATGGTGCACCCTTGATACAAGATG AAGAATCAAGTACGATGGATGAAGACATGGGCGGTGGCGAAGGGGTGGCCAGTAGTGATGACGTGAATGACATCAGCAGCGCGGCACAAGAAGTCCTCAGCACAGGCATCAG TTCTAGCACAACAGAGGGTGGAGCGGACATATCGAGTAGCGGGCAGAGCGAGGCCGCGCTCATCTCATCCACGGCCAACGGGCCCGCTGTGCTGCACTCCTTCTCTGTGCTGCCTCAAGCGCAGCCCACTAATGA gTTCAACGACGCGGACACGTCGGAGATGGAGGGCGCTGCGGACACCATGCCCTCCGTGAGCGAGTCCATGCCTCTGCTCACCATGACTGCCAACGGCTCTGCGCTGCTCTCGCCCAATCTACTTCAAG GCATGTTCCAAAGCGAAGAGGGGGGCGCGGCGAGCGTGTCCTCTTCAGGAGCGGAGGGTGGTGGCGGGGAGACGGGTGGTGCGGGGGAAGGGGACGGTGCAGTTAGCAGCTCGGGCCCCGCTGCGGCCGGAACTAACGGCGCGCCTCCCATACCGCCCACGGACGCCGCGCACGCGCTGGCTACTCTAGCAAGTGCCGCGCTGCACCACCAACATGAACAG gCAGAACCCGAGGATCAAAAGCCACAAAATGAAGAAGATCTTTGGTATACCGTCGGCTTTGTAAAAGGAACCACATTTACG GTGCAAAACTACATATCAGATCCGAATGTTGATATATCGAATCTATCGCTGGATAGTTTGCCGGATTTCGCTACTTTGCCGACGACACCACTAGAGCACGGCACTGCATACAAATTTAGAATAGCTGCCATAAACTCGTGTGGGCGCGGAGAATTTAGTGAG GAGTCAGCATTTAAAACCTGCTTGCCGGGTTTCCCGGGCGCACCGTCCGCTATAAAGATCTCCAAATCAGTGGAGGGAGCACATCTGTCGTGGGAGCCCCCACAAGTGGCTGCGGAAGGAATCTTCGAGTACTCAGTCTATCTCGCAGTACGCTCTAACACACAACCCAAG GAGTCGTCCAAGTCGCAGCTGGCGTTCGTGCGGGTGTACTGCGGCAAAGCGAACACGTGCGTCGTGCTGCAGTCGTCGCTGAGCGCCGCGCACGTGGACTCGTCCGCCAAGCCCGCCATCATCTTCCGCATCGCCGCGCGCAACGACAAGGGCTACGGGCCCGCCACACAAGTCAGGTGGCTGCAAG ATATAAAGTCAACGGGGGTGAAAAGACCAGGCGAAGGGCGGTTGCCGGGCGCGTCGCCGTCAAAACAACCAAAACAATTACTACattga
- the LOC123864463 gene encoding host cell factor-like isoform X2: protein MESDSALHGDIPDGAEMSPLVENQAETVGEISDNNIAPDESEGVQTTEDAATNGGAPTSSSDVLDLEPIADLPENEEQHAEQDAEEEMDIDETTPRTAGDESAYIGDNCLSTPAETEDNSLQDDNQLEPLLKEQGLEEGEGVEGAQEESPDQSISSAMPIEGDGAPLIQDEESSTMDEDMGGGEGVASSDDVNDISSAAQEVLSTGISSSTTEGGADISSSGQSEAALISSTANGPAVLHSFSVLPQAQPTNEFNDADTSEMEGAADTMPSVSESMPLLTMTANGSALLSPNLLQGMFQSEEGGAASVSSSGAEGGGGETGGAGEGDGAVSSSGPAAAGTNGAPPIPPTDAAHALATLASAALHHQHEQAEPEDQKPQNEEDLWYTVGFVKGTTFTVQNYISDPNVDISNLSLDSLPDFATLPTTPLEHGTAYKFRIAAINSCGRGEFSEESAFKTCLPGFPGAPSAIKISKSVEGAHLSWEPPQVAAEGIFEYSVYLAVRSNTQPKSSKSQLAFVRVYCGKANTCVVLQSSLSAAHVDSSAKPAIIFRIAARNDKGYGPATQVRWLQDIKSTGVKRPGEGRLPGASPSKQPKQLLH, encoded by the exons ATGGAGTCGGACTCAGCTCTTCATGGTGATATTCCCGATGGCGCGGAAATGTCCCCTTTAGTTGAAAACCAAGCAGAAACAGTCGGTGAAATCAGTGATAATAATATAGCACCAGATGAGTCTGAAGGTGTACAAACTACAGAAGATGCAG cAACAAATGGAGGTGCTCCAACAAGTAGCAGTGATGTCCTAGATTTGGAACCTATTGCAGATCTGCCAGAAAATGAAGAACAGCATGCTGAGCAAG ATGCTGAAGAAGAAATGGATATAGATGAAACCACTCCAAGGACAGCTGGGGATGAGTCAGCATACATTGGAGATAACTGCCTGTCAACTCCA GCAGAGACAGAGGATAACTCTCTGCAAGATGACAACCAGCTGGAGCCTTTATTAAAGGAGCAAGGGTTAGAAGAGGGGGAGGGAGTGGAGGGGGCACAGGAGGAGTCTCCAGATCAGTCTATAAGTTCTGCCATGCCCATTGAAGGAGATGGTGCACCCTTGATACAAGATG AAGAATCAAGTACGATGGATGAAGACATGGGCGGTGGCGAAGGGGTGGCCAGTAGTGATGACGTGAATGACATCAGCAGCGCGGCACAAGAAGTCCTCAGCACAGGCATCAG TTCTAGCACAACAGAGGGTGGAGCGGACATATCGAGTAGCGGGCAGAGCGAGGCCGCGCTCATCTCATCCACGGCCAACGGGCCCGCTGTGCTGCACTCCTTCTCTGTGCTGCCTCAAGCGCAGCCCACTAATGA gTTCAACGACGCGGACACGTCGGAGATGGAGGGCGCTGCGGACACCATGCCCTCCGTGAGCGAGTCCATGCCTCTGCTCACCATGACTGCCAACGGCTCTGCGCTGCTCTCGCCCAATCTACTTCAAG GCATGTTCCAAAGCGAAGAGGGGGGCGCGGCGAGCGTGTCCTCTTCAGGAGCGGAGGGTGGTGGCGGGGAGACGGGTGGTGCGGGGGAAGGGGACGGTGCAGTTAGCAGCTCGGGCCCCGCTGCGGCCGGAACTAACGGCGCGCCTCCCATACCGCCCACGGACGCCGCGCACGCGCTGGCTACTCTAGCAAGTGCCGCGCTGCACCACCAACATGAACAG gCAGAACCCGAGGATCAAAAGCCACAAAATGAAGAAGATCTTTGGTATACCGTCGGCTTTGTAAAAGGAACCACATTTACG GTGCAAAACTACATATCAGATCCGAATGTTGATATATCGAATCTATCGCTGGATAGTTTGCCGGATTTCGCTACTTTGCCGACGACACCACTAGAGCACGGCACTGCATACAAATTTAGAATAGCTGCCATAAACTCGTGTGGGCGCGGAGAATTTAGTGAG GAGTCAGCATTTAAAACCTGCTTGCCGGGTTTCCCGGGCGCACCGTCCGCTATAAAGATCTCCAAATCAGTGGAGGGAGCACATCTGTCGTGGGAGCCCCCACAAGTGGCTGCGGAAGGAATCTTCGAGTACTCAGTCTATCTCGCAGTACGCTCTAACACACAACCCAAG TCGTCCAAGTCGCAGCTGGCGTTCGTGCGGGTGTACTGCGGCAAAGCGAACACGTGCGTCGTGCTGCAGTCGTCGCTGAGCGCCGCGCACGTGGACTCGTCCGCCAAGCCCGCCATCATCTTCCGCATCGCCGCGCGCAACGACAAGGGCTACGGGCCCGCCACACAAGTCAGGTGGCTGCAAG ATATAAAGTCAACGGGGGTGAAAAGACCAGGCGAAGGGCGGTTGCCGGGCGCGTCGCCGTCAAAACAACCAAAACAATTACTACattga
- the LOC123864495 gene encoding small integral membrane protein 8: MSSNNSKKTSSKGNEKPGDGIRSMRSTTAFRVVNFELYAKPNIVIMSIGLTCFGIALGYIAYMRQKYESMGYYSAIDKDGKEIFEKKKSKWD; this comes from the exons ATGTCTAGCAATAATAGCAAAAAAACTAGTAGTAAAGGCAACGAAAAACCTGGTGATGGAATCCGCTCAATGAGATCAACTACAGCATTTAGAGTGGTCAACTTTGAATTATACGCAAAACCG AATATTGTGATAATGAGCATCGGCCTCACATGTTTTGGTATTGCATTGGGATATATTGCTTACATGAGACAGAAATATGAATCGATGGGCTATTATTCAGCTATAGATAAGgatggaaaagaaatatttgaaaagaagAAATCAAAATGGGACTAA